From one Eucalyptus grandis isolate ANBG69807.140 chromosome 9, ASM1654582v1, whole genome shotgun sequence genomic stretch:
- the LOC120288235 gene encoding LOW QUALITY PROTEIN: NAC domain-containing protein 2-like (The sequence of the model RefSeq protein was modified relative to this genomic sequence to represent the inferred CDS: inserted 2 bases in 1 codon), protein MKKAQLELPAGFRFHPTDEELVSHYLIRQCSSLPISAPVIAEIDLYKFNPWDLPEMALYGEKEWYFFSPRDRKYPNGSRPNRVAGTGFWKATGADKPIGHPKTLGIKKALVFNAGKAPKGVKTNWIMHEYRLANVDRSAXAKKKNSRLDDWVLCRIYNKKGTIEKHFPSTLSKPAEFPETEIKPQIVMPGALNLYTTPQYGHSPMTTDHVYMDSSESVPRLHTDSSCSEHVVSPDLACKKELQSDAKWEDWEKALDFQFESMDDFLDEAFALLKKLT, encoded by the exons atgaagaaggcgCAGTTGGAGTTGCCAGCGGGGTTCAGGTTCCACCCCACGGACGAGGAGTTGGTGAGCCATTACTTGATTCGCCAGTGCTCTTCTCTCCCCATCTCCGCCCCCGTCATTGCGGAGATCGATCTCTACAAGTTCAACCCCTGGGACCTTCCTG AAATGGCTCTGTACGGCGAAAAAGAATGGTACTTCTTTTCTCCAAGGGACCGCAAGTACCCCAACGGGTCACGGCCGAACCGGGTAGCCGGAACTGGGTTTTGGAAGGCGACTGGAGCTGATAAGCCGATCGGCCACCCAAAGACGCTAGGCATAAAAAAGGCGCTAGTGTTTAATGCCGGGAAAGCTCCTAAAGGAGTGAAGACCAATTGGATCATGCACGAGTACCGTCTCGCCAATGTCGATCGATCCGc ggccaaaaagaagaactCGAGG CTTGATGACTGGGTTCTTTGCCGGATATACAACAAGAAGGGCACCATAGAGAAGCATTTCCCTTCCACGCTCAGTAAACCTGCAGAATTCCCCGAAACGGAGATCAAGCCGCAGATTGTTATGCCAGGGGCGCTGAACCTGTACACAACTCCGCAGTACGGGCATTCGCCAATGACTACGGATCACGTGTACATGGACTCATCGGAGTCGGTGCCGAGGCTGCACACGGATTCTAGCTGCTCAGAGCACGTGGTGTCCCCGGATTTGGCGTGCAAGAAGGAATTGCAGAGCGATGCGAAGTGGGAAGATTGGGAGAAGGCCCTCGATTTCCAGTTCGAATCGATGGATGACTTCTTGGACGAAGCGTTCGCGCTGTTAAAGAAGCTGACTTGA